From Acidobacteriota bacterium, a single genomic window includes:
- a CDS encoding methyltransferase domain-containing protein, with protein MNENIQFLQAFLKNPLKVGSIAPSSPELAAAMIAGMKPERDNIVLELGVGTGAITKFLQEIIPDEESYLGIELDRDLVRSLKRNYPDLKIVCGNACETVSIHQRSGLGKVGFVICCLPFVSLPNEVGDKILSEIDLLMQNGCTFRTFQYAHGYYMPSAIKLREFMRARYGKSKRSPLIVKNVPPAYTLTWATK; from the coding sequence ATGAACGAAAACATTCAGTTTCTTCAGGCGTTTCTCAAGAATCCGCTCAAGGTCGGCTCGATAGCGCCGTCCTCGCCGGAACTTGCGGCGGCGATGATCGCAGGGATGAAACCCGAAAGAGACAATATCGTCCTCGAACTTGGCGTCGGAACCGGCGCGATCACGAAATTCCTGCAGGAGATCATCCCCGATGAAGAATCGTATCTTGGTATCGAACTTGACCGGGATCTCGTTCGTTCTCTGAAACGCAATTATCCGGATTTGAAGATCGTTTGCGGCAATGCGTGCGAAACGGTTTCGATCCATCAGAGATCCGGACTCGGAAAAGTCGGTTTTGTGATCTGTTGCCTGCCGTTCGTTTCGCTTCCAAACGAAGTCGGGGACAAGATCTTGAGCGAGATCGACCTGCTGATGCAGAACGGATGCACGTTTCGGACGTTTCAATACGCGCACGGCTACTATATGCCGTCGGCGATCAAACTCCGCGAGTTTATGCGCGCGCGCTACGGCAAATCAAAACGCAGCCCGTTGATCGTCAAGAACGTTCCCCCGGCGTACACGCTGACCTGGGCGACAAAGTGA
- the topA gene encoding type I DNA topoisomerase: MAKNLVIVESPAKAKTINKYLGSDYKVLASIGHIKDLPMKELGVDIENNFEPFYEVIPDSKKRNNKKTVSDLKKAAKESEAIFLAADPDREGEAICQHLKEELVPKKGGKPFFRVMFNEITKKAVQEAFNHPKEVNQNLVDAQQARRILDRLVGYKVSPILWKTIGGKLSAGRVQTVAVRLVVEREREIENFVQTEYWTIVANLSAKLPPKFDSKLYKIEDLTVKTSGFDQDLKKTETHIKDGATARSIVDEAEQQTFVVESVATKERKRNATPPFITSKLQQEASRKFGFPVKKAMSVAQKLYEGIEIGAEGSVGLITYMRTDSTRVSDAALGEVRDFIGSEYGERYLPAKPTMYKTKGGAQDAHEAIRPTDVNRTPESIKQYLSPDEYKLYRLIWQRFVASQMMPALFDQTTIDIRAGRFLFRSTGSVQKFDGFLKVYQEGRDEKPAEGEDDDEERNLPLVEKGETLKLNSINGEEHHTEPPPRYTEATLVKALEEKGIGRPSTYASIMTTIQDREYVERLEGRFRPTPLGTTVNDLLTASFEDLFNEAYTARMEGQLDEIEEGKLNWRDAMRGFYDKFAVDLKSAEESIKNKKKASIPTEHICEKCGAQMVIKFGRFGQFLACSNYPECKTTREVSSVKPKTDTEGNGQSEGSDQTPEVPVCELCGREMALKKGRFGAFYGCTGYPDCKNIRKIAKGDTKPVAPPVELDEICPQDGANLVRRQGRYGEFVSCSNYPKCDYVKRETVGVACPKCSKGEITVKKSRRGKAFYGCSNYPKCDAVFWDKPVAIPCPQCKTPFLLDKTRKDGTTRYCQNEGCDYKIAVTGVNVTDAGASDAKVSAN; the protein is encoded by the coding sequence ATGGCAAAAAATCTAGTCATCGTCGAATCGCCGGCAAAGGCGAAAACAATCAACAAGTATCTTGGTAGCGATTACAAGGTCCTGGCGTCGATCGGTCATATCAAGGACCTGCCGATGAAGGAACTTGGTGTCGATATCGAGAATAACTTCGAACCGTTTTACGAGGTCATTCCCGATAGCAAGAAACGCAATAATAAAAAGACGGTGTCTGACTTGAAAAAGGCCGCCAAGGAATCGGAAGCGATCTTTCTCGCGGCCGACCCTGACCGCGAAGGCGAGGCGATCTGCCAGCATCTGAAAGAAGAACTCGTGCCTAAGAAAGGGGGCAAACCGTTCTTTCGGGTGATGTTCAACGAGATCACGAAAAAGGCTGTTCAAGAGGCGTTCAACCATCCGAAAGAGGTCAACCAGAACCTTGTCGATGCACAGCAGGCCCGCCGGATCCTCGACCGGCTCGTTGGTTACAAGGTCTCGCCGATCCTTTGGAAGACAATCGGCGGCAAGCTCTCCGCGGGACGTGTGCAAACCGTTGCCGTGCGGCTCGTCGTCGAGCGCGAACGCGAGATCGAGAACTTCGTCCAAACCGAATACTGGACGATCGTCGCCAACCTGAGCGCGAAACTCCCGCCGAAGTTCGATTCGAAACTCTACAAGATCGAAGATCTGACGGTCAAAACGAGCGGGTTCGATCAGGATCTCAAAAAGACCGAGACACATATTAAAGACGGCGCGACCGCGAGGTCGATCGTCGACGAGGCCGAACAGCAAACGTTCGTCGTCGAATCGGTCGCGACCAAAGAACGCAAACGCAACGCGACGCCGCCGTTCATCACGTCGAAACTTCAGCAGGAAGCGTCGCGGAAGTTTGGTTTTCCGGTCAAGAAAGCGATGTCGGTCGCGCAGAAGCTTTACGAAGGAATCGAGATCGGCGCCGAAGGCTCGGTCGGTCTGATCACTTATATGCGCACCGATTCGACGCGTGTTTCAGACGCCGCGCTCGGCGAAGTTCGCGATTTCATCGGCTCGGAATACGGCGAACGCTATTTGCCCGCGAAACCGACGATGTACAAGACGAAAGGCGGCGCGCAGGATGCGCACGAAGCGATTCGCCCGACCGACGTCAATCGTACGCCCGAGAGCATCAAGCAATATCTGAGTCCCGACGAATACAAGCTCTATCGTCTGATCTGGCAGCGCTTCGTGGCATCGCAGATGATGCCCGCGCTTTTCGATCAGACGACGATCGATATTCGCGCCGGACGTTTTCTCTTCCGCTCGACGGGCTCGGTCCAGAAATTCGACGGCTTTTTGAAGGTTTACCAGGAAGGCCGCGACGAAAAACCGGCGGAGGGCGAGGACGACGACGAGGAACGCAATCTTCCCCTCGTCGAAAAGGGCGAAACGCTGAAGCTGAATTCGATCAACGGCGAGGAGCATCACACCGAACCGCCGCCGCGGTACACCGAAGCGACGCTCGTCAAAGCGCTCGAAGAAAAGGGTATCGGACGGCCGTCGACCTACGCTTCGATTATGACGACGATCCAGGATCGCGAATACGTCGAACGGCTTGAGGGCCGTTTTCGTCCGACGCCGCTCGGCACGACCGTCAACGATCTGCTGACCGCCAGTTTTGAGGATCTTTTCAACGAAGCTTACACGGCCCGAATGGAAGGTCAGCTCGACGAGATCGAGGAAGGCAAACTCAATTGGCGTGACGCGATGCGCGGATTCTATGACAAATTCGCCGTCGATCTGAAATCGGCCGAAGAGAGCATCAAGAACAAGAAAAAGGCGTCGATCCCGACCGAGCATATCTGCGAGAAATGCGGTGCCCAGATGGTCATCAAGTTTGGCCGTTTCGGACAATTTCTCGCCTGCTCCAACTACCCCGAATGCAAAACGACGCGGGAGGTTTCGAGCGTCAAACCGAAAACGGACACAGAAGGAAACGGCCAGTCAGAAGGCTCGGACCAAACTCCGGAAGTGCCGGTCTGCGAACTTTGCGGCCGCGAAATGGCGCTCAAGAAAGGTCGATTCGGAGCATTTTACGGATGTACGGGCTATCCGGACTGCAAGAATATCCGCAAAATCGCTAAAGGCGACACGAAACCCGTCGCCCCGCCGGTCGAACTCGACGAGATATGTCCGCAGGACGGCGCGAATCTCGTTCGGCGCCAGGGCCGTTACGGTGAGTTTGTATCTTGTTCGAACTATCCGAAATGCGATTACGTGAAGCGTGAAACGGTCGGGGTCGCTTGCCCGAAATGCTCAAAGGGTGAGATCACGGTCAAGAAATCGCGCCGCGGCAAAGCGTTTTACGGCTGTTCGAACTATCCGAAATGCGACGCGGTTTTTTGGGATAAACCGGTCGCGATCCCGTGCCCGCAATGCAAGACGCCGTTTTTGCTCGACAAGACGCGGAAGGACGGAACGACGCGCTATTGCCAAAACGAAGGGTGCGATTATAAAATTGCGGTGACCGGTGTTAATGTTACAGACGCAGGTGCATCCGATGCCAAGGTTTCGGCGAACTAA